Proteins from a genomic interval of Lentisphaerota bacterium:
- a CDS encoding peptide chain release factor-like protein produces the protein MDSPYLKTESLARIREALARAGVDEADLDERFVLGSGAGGQKMNKTSSAVVLRHPPTQTVVKCQATRSREVNRWLARRLLAERILERTAGERSARRQAAEKIRRQKRRRSRRQRARILDDKREHAARKASRKTVEWEA, from the coding sequence ATGGACTCGCCGTATCTGAAAACGGAGTCGCTCGCGCGCATCAGGGAGGCGCTCGCGCGGGCGGGCGTGGACGAGGCCGATCTCGATGAGCGTTTTGTGCTGGGATCGGGCGCGGGCGGGCAGAAAATGAATAAGACGTCGTCGGCGGTGGTGCTGCGCCACCCGCCGACGCAGACGGTCGTCAAATGCCAGGCCACCCGCTCGCGCGAGGTCAACCGCTGGCTCGCCCGCCGCCTGCTCGCCGAGCGCATTCTGGAGCGGACCGCCGGCGAACGCTCCGCCCGCCGGCAGGCCGCCGAAAAGATCCGCCGGCAGAAGCGCCGGCGCTCACGGCGGCAACGGGCGCGGATACTCGACGACAAGCGGGAACATGCCGCACGCAAAGCCTCCCGCAAGACGGTCGAATGGGAAGCGTAA
- a CDS encoding TrpB-like pyridoxal phosphate-dependent enzyme — MSDVIRIGLSQDEMPKAWYNLAADFPKPMLPPIDKDGHVVRPEALTAIFPENLVEQEVSTERWIPIPEPVREQLYLWRPTVLRRARNLERLLQTPAKIYFKDESGSPAGSHKSNTAVAQAYYNKVFGTKRLTTETGAGQWGSALSQACQVMGLPLRVYMVRVSFDQKPFRKLMMQTWGGECVSSPSTLTQAGRDVLAKWPDTPGSLGIAISEAIEDAVTSKDTKYTLGSVLNHVLLHQTVIGLEARAQFRKIGLYPDIIIGCAGGGSNLAGIAFPFLADKIDGSRPNLRVIAAEPTACPKLTKGEFMYDSGDVAMMTPLLPMYSLGHEYQPAAIHAGGLRYHGMAPMVSHMRRLGMIEAVALPQNECFRAAIQFASSEGLIPAPESSHAIATAVREAIRAREEGVERTILFNLSGHGILDLSGYQAYLEGKLEDYEFGAADLAKSLACTRGLPKPPPLA, encoded by the coding sequence ATGAGCGATGTGATTCGGATTGGGCTTTCGCAGGACGAGATGCCGAAGGCGTGGTATAATCTGGCGGCCGATTTTCCCAAGCCGATGCTGCCGCCGATCGACAAAGACGGCCATGTGGTCAGGCCCGAGGCGTTGACCGCCATCTTCCCCGAGAACCTGGTGGAGCAGGAGGTCTCGACCGAACGGTGGATTCCGATCCCCGAGCCGGTGCGCGAGCAGCTCTACCTCTGGCGTCCGACCGTCCTGCGCCGCGCCCGGAACTTGGAGCGGCTGCTGCAGACGCCGGCGAAGATCTACTTCAAAGACGAGTCGGGCTCGCCGGCCGGTTCGCACAAGTCCAACACCGCCGTGGCGCAGGCCTACTACAACAAGGTGTTCGGCACGAAACGGCTCACCACCGAGACCGGCGCCGGGCAGTGGGGTTCAGCCCTCTCCCAGGCCTGTCAGGTGATGGGGCTTCCGTTGCGGGTCTACATGGTGCGGGTGAGCTTCGATCAAAAACCGTTCCGCAAGCTCATGATGCAGACGTGGGGGGGCGAGTGCGTCTCGTCGCCGTCCACGCTCACCCAGGCCGGCCGCGACGTGCTGGCGAAGTGGCCCGACACGCCGGGATCCCTCGGCATCGCCATCTCCGAGGCGATCGAAGACGCCGTCACGTCGAAGGATACCAAGTACACCCTCGGTTCGGTCCTCAACCATGTGTTGCTGCATCAGACGGTCATCGGGCTCGAGGCGCGCGCGCAGTTCCGCAAGATCGGCCTGTACCCCGACATCATCATCGGCTGCGCGGGCGGCGGGTCGAATCTGGCCGGCATCGCCTTCCCGTTCCTCGCCGACAAGATTGACGGCTCGCGGCCCAATCTGCGGGTGATCGCCGCCGAGCCCACGGCCTGTCCCAAACTGACCAAGGGCGAGTTCATGTACGACTCGGGCGATGTGGCGATGATGACCCCCCTGCTGCCGATGTATTCGCTGGGTCACGAGTACCAGCCCGCCGCGATCCACGCTGGCGGCCTGCGCTACCACGGCATGGCGCCGATGGTCTCGCACATGCGCCGCCTCGGCATGATCGAGGCGGTGGCGCTGCCGCAGAATGAATGCTTCCGCGCCGCCATCCAGTTCGCCAGCAGCGAGGGGTTGATCCCCGCGCCGGAGAGTTCGCACGCCATCGCCACCGCGGTGCGCGAGGCGATCCGCGCCAGGGAGGAGGGGGTCGAACGGACGATCCTCTTCAACCTCTCGGGACACGGCATCCTCGACCTCTCGGGCTACCAGGCCTACCTCGAAGGCAAGCTGGAGGATTACGAGTTCGGCGCCGCCGATCTGGCGAAGTCCCTCGCCTGCACGCGCGGACTGCCCAAGCCGCCGCCACTGGCGTGA
- a CDS encoding glycoside hydrolase — protein sequence MKLTDIQMRDPFVLPVPKEGRYLLFGTTDKNLWSGPGTGFDCYESRDLHNWSGPIPAFRPPADFWANTQFWAPECHAWQGRYYVFASFARDERQRGTQILVADQPEGPYQPHSDGPVTPRDWECLDGTFHVDADGKPWMIFCHEWVQVGNGEMCAIPLSADLRCAISKPVLLFRAAEAAWSSPFESRGRKTNQVTDGPFLHRLAGGKLLMLWSTMGAKGVYTMGYAVSDGSILGPWRQSEKAIFVKDGGHGMLFRDFNGRLWMTLHRPNNTPNERPMWVEVIERDEGLVVGEAFTHE from the coding sequence ATGAAACTCACTGACATCCAGATGCGCGATCCGTTTGTGTTACCCGTGCCCAAGGAGGGGCGGTATCTGTTGTTCGGCACCACGGACAAAAACCTCTGGTCGGGGCCGGGCACGGGGTTCGATTGTTACGAGAGTCGTGATCTCCACAACTGGAGCGGCCCGATTCCCGCGTTCCGGCCGCCAGCAGATTTCTGGGCGAACACGCAGTTCTGGGCGCCCGAATGCCATGCGTGGCAGGGGCGCTACTACGTGTTCGCCTCCTTCGCCCGTGACGAACGCCAGCGTGGCACGCAAATCCTCGTCGCTGATCAGCCGGAAGGGCCCTACCAGCCGCACAGCGACGGCCCGGTCACGCCGCGCGACTGGGAATGCTTGGACGGAACCTTCCACGTGGATGCCGACGGCAAGCCCTGGATGATCTTCTGCCACGAATGGGTGCAAGTTGGGAATGGCGAGATGTGCGCGATACCGCTGAGCGCCGATCTGCGATGCGCGATCAGCAAGCCGGTGTTGCTGTTCCGTGCGGCCGAGGCAGCCTGGTCGAGCCCGTTCGAGTCAAGAGGGCGGAAGACGAACCAGGTCACCGACGGTCCATTCCTCCACCGGCTGGCGGGTGGCAAGCTGCTGATGCTCTGGTCTACGATGGGGGCGAAGGGTGTCTATACCATGGGGTATGCGGTCAGTGACGGCAGTATTCTGGGGCCATGGAGGCAGTCTGAGAAGGCGATTTTTGTGAAGGACGGCGGCCATGGCATGCTGTTCCGGGATTTCAATGGCCGATTGTGGATGACCCTGCACCGGCCCAACAACACCCCCAACGAACGTCCGATGTGGGTCGAAGTCATCGAACGCGATGAAGGATTGGTCGTGGGCGAGGCGTTTACTCATGAATGA